The Myroides phaeus DNA segment GATATGCTTAATTATTCTGTGTTTGCTTTAATTCACTTAGACGTTGCTAATCAATAATAACGTTTTTTAAACAATCATTAAATTATGAAAATCATTGCTCAACTATCGCGCATATTTGTAGGTGTTTTATTCATCTTGTCAGGATTAGTTAAGTTAAATGACCCAATGGGGTTTTCTTACAAATTGGAAGAATACTTCTCTGAGGCTGTTTTAAACTTACCTTTTCTAATTCCTTATGCTGTTGCTTTAGCCGTTGTATTGGTTATTGCTGAAGTGGTTTTAGGGGTGGCTTTATTGGTAGGATACAAGCGCAAGTGGACTTTGACTTTGCTTTTTTTAATGATTATATTCTTTACATTCCTAACTTTTTACTCTGCTTATTACAACAAAGTAACTGATTGTGGGTGTTTTGGAGATGCAATTGCACTAACGCCTTGGGGCTCGTTTACCAAAGATGTGGTGTTGTTAGTCTTGCTTTTAATCATCTTAAGAGATAGAGAGGTGGTACAACCTTTATTCCCTGGTAAAACGAATGGTACTCTTGTATTCGCTTCATTGGTATTGAGTGGTTTTATGGGGTATTGGGTGTTAAATCACTTGCCTTTGAAAGACTTTAGAGCATATAAAGTAGGTACTGACATTATGAAGGGAATGGAAATTCCGGAAGACGCACCGCGTGCGGTTTACGAGATGTCATTCTACTATGACGTAAACGGTGAGGAACGCAAGTTTAGCGATAAAGAATTAACTAAACTGCCTGAAGGGGCTAAGTTTATCAGAAGAGAAGACAAACTTATTTCTGAAGGTTTCCAACCGGCTATTCACGACTTGTCTATGGATAAAGATGGTGAGGATTTCCTTGGTGAAATGCTTGCTGAACCTAAGTTAGTGTGGATTATTGCTTATGACTTAACGCGCGCTGACGAAAAAGGTTTAGAGGCGATGAAGGACTTTGCTAATAAAGCGATTGTCAACGGATACATCGTAGCGGGTATGTCTGCTTCTGCTCAAAACTTGGTGGAAGATGTTCAAAAGAAATACAACTTGCCTTTTGACTTCTACTCTTGTGATGGTACGACTTTAAAGACTATCGAACGCGGTAATCCAAGTATCGTTGTCCTTGAAAATGGCGTAATTGTAGAGAAAAAACACTGGAACGACAGAGAAAAAGTAACCCTTAAATAACATAAAACAATCTTGTTAAGCTATTTCCTTAAAAAACTGCTTTACGCTTTTTTTACCCTTTTTGGTGTAGTTACAGTGGTGTTCTTTTTGTTCAACGTATTGCCAGGTGATCCGGCGAGAATGATGCTTGACCAAAATGAGAACTCTGAACAATTGCTGGCTATTAAAAAGAAATATGGTTTTGACCAGCCGATTAGTAAACAATATGTATTGTATCTAAACGACTTATCTCCTATTTCTGTGCACAGTAATACGGCTGATGACTACAGCTTTAACACAGATGATAAATATACTGGAGTAACCTTGCTTAACACAGGGAGCTATTCTGTAATGGCAAAAACCCCTTATTTGAGAGAGAGCTTTCAGAAAAGTGGTAAAAAAGTGAGTAGCATCTTGGCAGATACCTTGCCTAATACGGTGTTATTAGCTTCTTTAGCTATCGCAATCGCCTTAGTGGTTGGGGTGTTTTTAGGAATCATATCTGCCTTGTTTAAGAATACGTGGATAGACAAGAGTATTGCAATTATCAGTACGTTTGGAATGAGTATCCCCTCTTTTTTTAGTGCTATTTTATTTGCCTGGATATTCGGTTATGTATTACACAAATACACCCATTTACCGATGACTGGGAGCTTGTATGAAGTTGACGACTTGGGTATAGGCCGACATTTAGCTTTAAAAAATGCCATTCTACCGTCTATTGTATTAGGGATTAGACCCCTTGCTGTTGTGATTCAATTAATGCGTAATACCCTGTTAGAGGTGTTGTCTCAAGATTACATCCGAACAGCCAAAGCAAAGGG contains these protein-coding regions:
- a CDS encoding BT_3928 family protein, whose protein sequence is MKIIAQLSRIFVGVLFILSGLVKLNDPMGFSYKLEEYFSEAVLNLPFLIPYAVALAVVLVIAEVVLGVALLVGYKRKWTLTLLFLMIIFFTFLTFYSAYYNKVTDCGCFGDAIALTPWGSFTKDVVLLVLLLIILRDREVVQPLFPGKTNGTLVFASLVLSGFMGYWVLNHLPLKDFRAYKVGTDIMKGMEIPEDAPRAVYEMSFYYDVNGEERKFSDKELTKLPEGAKFIRREDKLISEGFQPAIHDLSMDKDGEDFLGEMLAEPKLVWIIAYDLTRADEKGLEAMKDFANKAIVNGYIVAGMSASAQNLVEDVQKKYNLPFDFYSCDGTTLKTIERGNPSIVVLENGVIVEKKHWNDREKVTLK
- a CDS encoding ABC transporter permease produces the protein MLSYFLKKLLYAFFTLFGVVTVVFFLFNVLPGDPARMMLDQNENSEQLLAIKKKYGFDQPISKQYVLYLNDLSPISVHSNTADDYSFNTDDKYTGVTLLNTGSYSVMAKTPYLRESFQKSGKKVSSILADTLPNTVLLASLAIAIALVVGVFLGIISALFKNTWIDKSIAIISTFGMSIPSFFSAILFAWIFGYVLHKYTHLPMTGSLYEVDDLGIGRHLALKNAILPSIVLGIRPLAVVIQLMRNTLLEVLSQDYIRTAKAKGLSTSKIIRKHALKNSLNPVVTALSGWFASMLAGAVFVEYIFGWNGLGKEIVDALNTLDLPVIMGAVLIIATSFVIITILVDLIYAYLDPRVKLN